GACACCTCCTAAATCCTATTGAGATTTAAGTCTCTTGCCCTTGGTTTCATAGTGCTACTATGAATAGGGGGGTGTCAATTTTTTACAAGACTCGGTGAGGTAGTCCTTTATATGATTATCAGACCCCTTTTTGGCCAGTGGTCTCTTTAGGAGGCCCTGGATACCTTTGCCTGCATAACCTCTCCAGCCACAGGTTCTTCCACAGTTCCCGGAGCCTTGGCAAAGACAGCCACCAAAGCGCCGATGGCGCAGGCAATACCCGCCACAAGGAAGGCCTTTTCAAAACCAATGGCGATGGAAAGCCTTGGGGCCGTCAGCGCTGCGATGCCGTAAAAGATAAAGATTGCGCCATAATTGTTGCCCACATTGGCAAGACCGAACCATTCTGCCGTGATGGTGGGCAGCATGGCTGCAAGGCCGCCGAAGCAGAATCCCACGATGCAGGTGGCAATGAGAAAGCCCACATAGTTCATGGGAATCAAGGCCATGTAGAACATGGCCAGACTGAGAAGGATAAAGTTCGCCAGAATGGAAGGTTTTCTTCCGTATTTATCCGAAATGAATCCCCAGCCCAGGCGACCGCAGGCATTGAAAAGGGAGATGGTCACCACGGCATTGCCCGCAGCCGCAAGACTGAGGCCGATCATGGTCATACCAATGTTCGCGGCCACGCTGATGATCATGAGGGCTGCAGCGCTGCCAAAAAACATCCAGATGACCAGCATGTAAAACTGCGGGGTCCGCATGGCCTGGAGAGGTTTGAAATTGCGGGATCCCGTAGGAGCGGCTCCACCCTGAGCTGCGGGGGGCGTCCATCCCGGGGGTCTGTACCCTTTGGGCGGAACCACGAGAGCCGTGGCGCCAAGCAAGAGAAGAACACCATAGATACATCCCAGGTAAAGAAAGGCCTGGGATACGCCAAAGTTTCCAATGAAGATGAGAATGATGGGTTTAAATACCATGCCACCCACCCCCAGAGCCGCAAGGATCAACCCTGTGATGAGACCTCGCTTTTCGGGAAACCACTTCACGCAGGTGGCAAGGGGGGTCACGTAAGCTGCGCCTATGCCAATGCCCGCAATGACTCCATAGGTGAGGTAAAGAACATAGATATGGGTGGCAAAGCTTGCCAGGGCAACGCCGAGACCCGTGAGGATCCCCCCTGCAATGGCAACCTTTCTCGGACCGATTTTATCCTGTAGCCTGCCTGCAAAAATGACTGCAACGGAAAAGCAGGCCAGGGTCAGGGAAAAGGTGAAAACCGTATCCCCCGGCGTCCAGCCAAAGGCTTCCACCAACGGTTTATTGAAAAGGCTCCAGGTGTAAATGGCGCCGAGACTCAGCTGCATGAGCAGTGAACCCGCCACAACCAGCCAGCGATTGGGAAGTTTTGCTTCTTCATACCGTGCTTCCATGAATGCCCCCTTTGGATAATGAGCAGGAGCTCTGGACAGTCGTAACGGAGCGGAGGTCATGCGTCTTCTGGGCGAGCTTTCGGAACGGGGCCATACCCTGATTCTCATTACCCATGAAAAGGAAGTAGCCGCCCATGCCCATCGCATCATTGAGATCCGTGACGGTCATATTCTCTCGGATCCCGGCTCCGTGCCCGGAGCCGCAGCCATGCCGGAGAGGGTTATCAGTGGTGAAGAAAGCTCTTTTTTGTCAGAACTTGCGGAAGCAACCCTCACAGCGCTGCGTTCCCTGAAAAGCAATATTTTCCGGACCATTCTCACCCTTCTGGGTATTGTCATCGGTGTGGCTTCCGTCATTGCCCTGATGGGTATCGGTGATGGTGCAAGGCAGGCTGTGGTGGAGCGGATCAGTTCCATGGGCAGCAACCTGCTCACCGTACGGCCGGGGGCTCCCAACATGCGGGGCCGGGGGGATATTGCCACACTGGTATGGGATGATGTCCGTGCCATTGGCGAGCTGGACAATGTGCTGGCCGCCGTGCCGGAACAGTCCGGCTCCGTGACCCTGCGGTATGGCCGTATGGATCACAGGGCGGAAATCAACGGAACCTCATGGAACTATGTGGTGGCAAGAACATGGAATCCTTCCCGTGGCACCTTTTTTACGGCTGAAGACGAGGCGGCCTATGCCACCGTTGCCGTGCTGGGCCAGACCGTTGCCGAGGCCCTTTTCCCCGGTGCCGATCCTTTGGGGGAATATATACTCATCAACAGTATCCCCTTTCAGGTAACCGGGGTGATGGCGCCCATGGGGGCCGGTTTTGGTGGCAGGGATCAGGATGATGTGGTTTTTGTACCGTATACCACGGGCAGCCTGAGGATTACGGGGCAGCGACATCTGCGGAATATCACAGTGGCGGTAAAGGATGTGAAACGAATGGATGAAACCCAGAATGCGGTACATGCCCTTCTCCTTGCCCGCCACGGTGTGGAAGATTTCCAGATCCGGAACATGGCTTCTCTCATTGAGTCCGTTTCCGAAACCCAGAACACCCTGACCATTCTGCTGGCTTCCATTGCCGCCATTTCCCTTCTGGTGGGCGGCATCGGTGTGATGAACATTATGCTGGTCAGTGTGACGGAGCGGACCCGTGAAATCGGTATCCGCATGGCCACAGGGGCCAGAATGCGGAATATCATGCAGCAGTTTCTCATTGAGGCGCTGGTGGTTTCCACCATGGGAGGACTCATCGGCGTGGGTGCGGGCCTTGGCGTGGCGGCTGTGATTGCGGCTCTGGGTACGCCCGTTCAGTATACCTCCGCACCGGTACTGCTGGCCTTTGGCTGCGCCTTTGCAACGGGTCTTGTTTTCGGATATCTCCCTGCCCGCAAGGCAGCAGGGCTGGATCCGGTTGTGGCACTGGCTTCGGAATGATACGGGAAAAGAATCCATGAATAGCATGAAAGAAAGACTGTTTATCCGGCTCCATACGGGAGCTGGCCCATATCGTAGAGGGGCTTTGCTCCTTGGCGGGTTCAGCCTGTGGCAAAAGCCTTTTGTCCCCTTTTTGTTTTCTGCGTTTTTCTGTCTTCTGGTTTTTTGTACAGGATGTGCGCTCAAAGACCCGGAGCCTCTGGAATCTCCCCCTGTCCTGCCGGAAAGCTGGTCTGCAGGCATGGTTATGGATGGGGAGCTTCCGGAGAATGACTGGTGGCGCAGTTTCCGGTCAAGGGGGCTGGAAGGGCTTCTGGAGGAGGCCCTTTCCGCCTCTCCGGATCTGACCATGGCTGTGGAGCGGGTGATGCAGGCGGAAAGCCAGCTTCGCATCACCGGAGCCTCCCTCTTCCCTTCCCTGAACCTCAGCGGTGGAAGTTCATGGCGCAGAAACTGGGCTTCCGGAGGTAAAACGGCTTCCTCAGAATCCACAAACCTTTCCATGGGAGCCAGCTATGAGGTGGATGTCTGGGGAAAGGTTGCCGCTGACATGCGCGCTTCCGGTGCCCTTCTCCATATGGCCGAATATGACCGGGATGCTGTTCGCTTAAGCCTCATGGCAGGAGTGGCCTCCGGATATTTTCAGGTGCTGGCCCTGGAGGAGCGTCTGCAGATCAGCCGCAGCAATCTGGCCATTGCCAGAAGGGTACTGGCCTTTGTGGAGTCCCGGCACAGGCACGGCAGTGCGACGGAACTGGATCTGAAGCGGCAGCAGTCTGCGGTGCTGAGTCAGGAATCCACCCTTTTATCCCTGGAAGAGCAGTACCGTCAGCAGCGTTCCGCCCTTGCCATTCTGGTGGGGCGTCAGCCCCAGTCCTTTGATCCGGGTACGGAAGCATTCCGCGAAATAATCATTCCGCAGGTGACGGCCTACATGCCATCGGAGCTTCTTCTGCGCAGGCCGGATATTGCAAGGGCCGAGGCCCAGCTTGCGGCATCGGCGGCCAGTGTAACCATTGCAAAGACGGCCTTTCTGCCTTCTTTCCAGCTTTCCGGTTCCGGAGGGCTGGCCAGTACGGCCCTTGTATCCCTTGCCAGTCCCGATGGCAGCCTGAGCCTTTCCGCAGCCATTGCCCAGACAATTTTTGACGGCGGACGCCGGAAAAATCAGGTTGCCGCAGCCGAATCCCGGCTCAGGGAGCAGGTGGAAAGCTATCGAAAAAGTATTCTTACGGCTTTAAAGGAAGTGGAAGACGGACTGAACCGGGCGGATTTTTCCGGTCGTCAGATGTCTTTGCAGCAAGCCATAGAGGAGAAGGCGGCCCGGAGCCTCGTGCTGGCGGAGCTGCGTTACCGGGAAGGCGCGGATGATCTCCTGACCCTGCTGGAAGCCCAGCGCAGTCTTTTTCAGGCCAAGGATCAGATGGTGCAGCTCCGGCTGGGCAGGCTTGATGCGGCGCTGGATCTTTACAGGGTACTGGGTGGAGGGTGGGAGAGGGGGGGCGGAGAGATTTATCAGGGGCTTTAAAAGGCCTGTCCAACCTTGGGTGAGACCGAAGAGGTTTTTTCTTCCCATAATTCTGCTATGATCCGGTAGTCTCCCATTCTGAACTTCCACAATCCAGACAGATTGCTTTGAAGTGGCGCACCAAAGGCTTTCGGGTTTTGCGCCACTTTATCCCTGAGAAAAGCGATCATGCGCCTTTGAATCTGTGGCTCAGCTTTAGAAAGTTCTTTCATAGCCGCTTTGTCAAATTCAATCTGCCAAACCAAGGGCCTTCTCCACTTCTTCCAGGGTCATGGTGGAACTGTGGCCAGCCCTCAAGTCCTCAAGGCGTTTTTCCGCAAGATAGATGTCTTCCATGTCAGCTATGTATTCAGAAAGGGCCTCACGAACATAAAAGGATTTGTTGCGTCCTGTTTCCTCTGAAAGCGTGTCCAGTCGGGCATTTAACTCCGCTGGAATTCTTACCCCAAGCATAACCGGGTTATTGATTTCTCTTAATCTTGGCATAAAAACCTCCTTTTAAAATCATTTGTTTTATATGTAAAACAAATAAATAAAAAAAAACAACTTTTTTTGTCCATCGCAGAAATCAGGGGTGATATTCCCGGGCAGTGGACACCCATTACGGTGCCTGCTGTCCGGGATGGTGCTTTTTTATGATTTTTCAGGAAAAAAACTACCCTTCCTGCGTTTCTGCGTGCTGCCGCCTCTGGTTACGGATATTCCGTCTCATTTCAGGCTCCGTCATGCTGCCCCAGGGAATGAAGGTATAAACGGCACTGGCTTCAAAGGCCTCGGAAGGATGCACAAGGGGCAGGGTCTGGAAAATATAGCGTCTCAGATCCGTGCGCCTCTGCTGGGCTGTTTCCTCTGCGGGTGCGGCAGATGAACAATAGGAATCCGCCCCGGACCAGACATCCCTTTTCAGGCTGACAGTAAGGCCCTGCAGTGTGGATTTGCGGTAAAACTGAAGCACATAGTTTTCCATGCTGCGGTCAATACCCGCAGGCGGCCAGGTTCGGTTTGCAGGGTTGCCGCCTTTCAGGATGAAATCCAGAGTGTCCAGGGGGCCGCCCCCTACCCGGCTCATCACAACAAGATCGTCAAGATCCGGAGTATCTTCTCCAAAGAGTGTGTCGATGCCATAAAGGATGGCAACGAAGCTCAGAATGGTACCCGGACATGTTTTGTTGAAGAAATCCAGCACATCCGTAAGATGGATGATGCGGATTTCTCCGTTCTGTGTGGCTGTCAGGGGAGGAAGGTTTTTCAGGGCTTCCGGATAGCTTCTTTTTTCTGAAGCCATGAGGGGCGTTGCCGCAGCCATGCATATCATCAGGGTGAGGCCGAGAATACAGCTGCATAAGCGGTGCATCATCATTTATATCCTTTCATTTTGTTCCCCGGATCTGCCGCGGATTGCCATTTTGTATCCCTTCTGCCCTTTCAGGCAGCAGCCGACAGATCCGGGGAGGGTTATTAAAATTTTGTGCTCAGACTGGCGAAAATATTCCGGCCTTTACCCACACGGGAAGTGGTTTCCACATCTCTGGCATTGATATACTCCTGATTAAAGGCATTGTTTACACCCACAAGTATTTCCAGATCCTTTGCAAAAAGATTCATGGAGCGGATTTCCGGAGTCCATGCGGCAAGGAAGTTGGCCTGGGTGTAGCTGTCTCTGACATACCAGAAAGTTTCGCCTCTGCTTTCAATGGTTTCAGGGTTCTGGTCCGGCTTGAGCCAGTGATGAACGGTGGTGCTGACCTTAAGGCTGTGAAGGGGCCTTGCATAGGCATTGAAGGTGACTTTATCGGCAAAGGCCTGGGGGGCTTTTTTGCCCGTGGCATCATCGGTCATGTTGAGATGGGAGAAGCTGGCACTGAAGCCTGCCCGGAAGGCATCATAGGATGCTGAAAGCTCGTACCCCTCGCGGGAAACGCTGTCGATGTTCTTATATGTGGCATAAGACGCATTATCATTCATAGGGTGATTTTCTGCTCTGGGTCCGTCATGATCCGGTGTAAGCTTGATCATATCCTCAATTTTACCGTCAAAATACATGGCTTTGAAGCGGAACCGGTCTTCATACGTAAGGATATTTCTGCGGGTATAGGAAAAACCGCCTTCAAATTCCTTTGCAATTTCCGGTTTAAGGTCCGCATTGGGCAGATACCAGTAATGGCGGTTGAGGGGGCCTTCGGAGGAGGTTTCATGGGGTGTGGGAGCACGGAAGGATTCGGAGTAGTTACCCAGAAGATGGAAGCCTTCAAAAAGGCGGGCACTGAACCCTATCCTTGGAGAAAAGTGATCTCCGGAGTATGCCTTGCCTCCTCCCTTTACCTTGCGGTCAAAGCTGTCAAAACGGCCGCTGGCCTGCAGTACAAGAATGTCATCAAAAAATGAGGACTCCAGATGGGCGTAATAACCCATGTCTTCATAGGTATTGGGCATGGAGCCAAAATCACTGACGTTGCCATTTCTTACATGAATGGCATCTTCTTCCCTTTTTTCAAAATCTGCTCCCACAAGTAGGCGGTTGCTGGCCGTCAGGGCAGAAAAGTGCATCTGGTTGCGAAGGCGCAGGCCCCAGCGCTCATCCTTGTTTTCATAATCCAGTTTATCCTTTTCCCCTTTGGCATCAAAGGAGTCAAAGCCCCTGTCGTAGCTGGAATCAGCCCTGTACACCGTTGCACCGAAATCCAGCCATGGAGAATGGTGGGGATTATGGGTGAAGTTGGCTATCATATCCCTCTGGCTCAGAGTACCGATGACAGGTCCGGTTATGGTGCTGTATGAGGAATGGTAAAGGCTCTGCCAGGTTACTTCCGAGTCCTGGGAAAAATCATAATAGGAAAGGGTCAGTTTTGAGGCATCGGTAAAATTGTAGCCCCCCTTGATGAAAAGAACCCTGAGATCCTCATCGTTATCCACTTTTTTTGAGCTTGTACCATTTCCGGCATCGTATGCCTTGGCAAGGGTTCTGTCCCCATGCTGACCTTTTTTACCGTAAATCAGCATCTCATATTTCTGGTCTTCCGGTGCTGCGGCAAAGGCCACATAACCTTCCCTGTAGTTGTTGTCTTCATAGCGGAATTTTGTGGTCATGCCATAGTTCTGGCCTGGAACCATGAAATCATAGGCATCTTTGGTGCCCATTTCCACCACACCGCCGATGGCACCGCTGCCGTGTACCCCGGAGGATGCGCCTTTGACCACTTCCATCCTCTTTAAAAGATCATTGTCCGAGCGGAAGGTGGATATCTGATTGGAAAAAAGGGAGGCGGACCGTCTGACTCCATCCTGAAGAATAATGACCCTGTCTTCGGACTGATAGCCAAAACCGCGAATATTGAACTGCTGTCCCATGCCCCTGCCGGAGTCTCCACCTGTGGTGACACCGGGGATGGAGGTCATGGCTTCAATGGCTGTGCTGGAGCTTTTCAAGTCCTCTTCCCCCAGAACCGTAACGGAGCCGGGATATTTCTGCACATCCGTTGCAATGCGGGTACCGATGACCGTCACTTCGGACATGGCAATGGCTGCATCTTCTTTTTCCTTTTCCATGGCCGATGCACTGAAGGCAAAGGCTGTGAGGGTGAGCCCCAGCCCCAGTGTCCGGGCGATCTTCCATGGAAAGACAGATTTGTTTTCTTTCCCCTTTGTCTTTTTATAACTTTTTTGTCTTTGACTGCATGGTAAAAGCATCTGGAGATCCTTTCTTTTTGGCTGGTGACAAGTTCGGGGAACATTGGTTTTTATGAAGATTAAATATTTTTCGACTAGCCATATGGCTTTAATATTCTAAAGTCAACTCAAAAAGTAAGGCAAGGCTAAAAAAATACACCATATAAAAAATAAGGGTTATTTGATATTATTCCCTGTTTTTTCGAAAAATCTGCTCTTTCATAAGGGTAAAGATCGTATTCATAAAAAGAAAAAGTATGGGTGTCGCTTTTTTAGCTTATCCAAAAAAGATTTGACAATCAAAATCGTTTCGGGCATTTTCAGAATCTGGAAATAACAGAATCAACAGGAGAAAGACTGTCATGAGAGCCCGTCTGGTACAGAGCACCGTAGAAACCCTTGTAAAAGCAGGTCAGCCCCTTTATCTCTGGGGGCCTCCGGGAATAGGAAAAAGCGATGTTGTAAAACAGGCAGCCGCAGCCATGGACCGGGACCTTGTGGATATTCGTGCCCTGCTTCTGGATCCCGTGGATCTTCGGGGGCTGCCCCGCATAGAAAAGGATGGCCGGACCTCATGGTCGCCCCCTGATTTTCTGCCCACATGCGGCAGGGGCATTCTTTTTCTGGATGAACTGAATGCGGCCCCGCCTCTGGTACAGGCCGCCTGCTATCAACTGGTTCTGGACCGTCGCATCGGAGATTACAGATTACCCGATGGCTGGTCTGTGGTGGCTGCGGGCAATCGGGAGACGGATCGCTCCGTCACCCATCGCATGCCTTCGGCCCTGGCCAACCGCTTTACCCACATAGATTTTGAGGTTCGCATTGAAGACTGGGTGGAATGGGCCATTCAGGAGGGGATAGCACCGGAAGTCATTGCTTTTCTGCGTTTCAGGCCGACCCTTTTGCATTATTTTGATCCTACCCGCAACGAAAAAGCCTTTCCCACCCCCAGATCATGGGCCTTTGTCTCAAGAATTCTGGATGCAACGGAAGATGAGGAAATCCTGAACGCCCTTGTGGCCGGAACCGTGGGTGCCGGAGCTGCTGCAGAGTTTACGGGTTATCTTGCCGTATGCAGGGAACTGCCTTCGGCTGAAAATCTGCTGAGCAACCCGGATACCTGGAAGCTGCCTGCGGAAGACCCGGCCCTTCTCTATGCCCTCTGCGAACTTCTGGCCAGCCATGCATCAGGCGAAACTTTTTCAGCCATCACCCGTATTGCATCAAAGCTTCCCGTTGAATTTGCCGTACTTCTGATAAGGGATGCCATCAGAAAGGATACCAGCCTTGTGGATACCCAGGAATTTATCCTGTGGGCGGAAAACCATGCGGAGATTTTTGTCTGATGCCTCCTTCAGAGCTTATTTCTGAGTCTTCCGCCTTTCTCATGCGTAAGGCCAGAACCCATCTTCTTCTGGATCATCCCTTTTTCGGGGCTCTGGCCATGGGTCTTGAAATCACGGCAGATCCCGTTTGTGGCTCCGCATGGACGGACGGCAGAACCATAGGATATCAGCCCGCATACATCCGCGCCCTGCCCTTTGAAAGCCTGAAGGGGCTTCTGGCCCATCTGGTACTGCATACGGCCCTTGGGCATCATGCCCGGAGAAAAGACAGGGACCCTTCCATCTGGAACATGGCCTGCGACCACACCATGAACTGGATGC
The Desulfobotulus mexicanus genome window above contains:
- a CDS encoding TonB-dependent receptor domain-containing protein: MLLPCSQRQKSYKKTKGKENKSVFPWKIARTLGLGLTLTAFAFSASAMEKEKEDAAIAMSEVTVIGTRIATDVQKYPGSVTVLGEEDLKSSSTAIEAMTSIPGVTTGGDSGRGMGQQFNIRGFGYQSEDRVIILQDGVRRSASLFSNQISTFRSDNDLLKRMEVVKGASSGVHGSGAIGGVVEMGTKDAYDFMVPGQNYGMTTKFRYEDNNYREGYVAFAAAPEDQKYEMLIYGKKGQHGDRTLAKAYDAGNGTSSKKVDNDEDLRVLFIKGGYNFTDASKLTLSYYDFSQDSEVTWQSLYHSSYSTITGPVIGTLSQRDMIANFTHNPHHSPWLDFGATVYRADSSYDRGFDSFDAKGEKDKLDYENKDERWGLRLRNQMHFSALTASNRLLVGADFEKREEDAIHVRNGNVSDFGSMPNTYEDMGYYAHLESSFFDDILVLQASGRFDSFDRKVKGGGKAYSGDHFSPRIGFSARLFEGFHLLGNYSESFRAPTPHETSSEGPLNRHYWYLPNADLKPEIAKEFEGGFSYTRRNILTYEDRFRFKAMYFDGKIEDMIKLTPDHDGPRAENHPMNDNASYATYKNIDSVSREGYELSASYDAFRAGFSASFSHLNMTDDATGKKAPQAFADKVTFNAYARPLHSLKVSTTVHHWLKPDQNPETIESRGETFWYVRDSYTQANFLAAWTPEIRSMNLFAKDLEILVGVNNAFNQEYINARDVETTSRVGKGRNIFASLSTKF
- a CDS encoding AAA family ATPase — its product is MRARLVQSTVETLVKAGQPLYLWGPPGIGKSDVVKQAAAAMDRDLVDIRALLLDPVDLRGLPRIEKDGRTSWSPPDFLPTCGRGILFLDELNAAPPLVQAACYQLVLDRRIGDYRLPDGWSVVAAGNRETDRSVTHRMPSALANRFTHIDFEVRIEDWVEWAIQEGIAPEVIAFLRFRPTLLHYFDPTRNEKAFPTPRSWAFVSRILDATEDEEILNALVAGTVGAGAAAEFTGYLAVCRELPSAENLLSNPDTWKLPAEDPALLYALCELLASHASGETFSAITRIASKLPVEFAVLLIRDAIRKDTSLVDTQEFILWAENHAEIFV
- a CDS encoding efflux transporter outer membrane subunit — its product is MNSMKERLFIRLHTGAGPYRRGALLLGGFSLWQKPFVPFLFSAFFCLLVFCTGCALKDPEPLESPPVLPESWSAGMVMDGELPENDWWRSFRSRGLEGLLEEALSASPDLTMAVERVMQAESQLRITGASLFPSLNLSGGSSWRRNWASGGKTASSESTNLSMGASYEVDVWGKVAADMRASGALLHMAEYDRDAVRLSLMAGVASGYFQVLALEERLQISRSNLAIARRVLAFVESRHRHGSATELDLKRQQSAVLSQESTLLSLEEQYRQQRSALAILVGRQPQSFDPGTEAFREIIIPQVTAYMPSELLLRRPDIARAEAQLAASAASVTIAKTAFLPSFQLSGSGGLASTALVSLASPDGSLSLSAAIAQTIFDGGRRKNQVAAAESRLREQVESYRKSILTALKEVEDGLNRADFSGRQMSLQQAIEEKAARSLVLAELRYREGADDLLTLLEAQRSLFQAKDQMVQLRLGRLDAALDLYRVLGGGWERGGGEIYQGL
- a CDS encoding type II toxin-antitoxin system RelE family toxin, with the translated sequence MVWQIEFDKAAMKELSKAEPQIQRRMIAFLRDKVAQNPKAFGAPLQSNLSGLWKFRMGDYRIIAELWEEKTSSVSPKVGQAF
- the relB gene encoding type II toxin-antitoxin system RelB family antitoxin, whose amino-acid sequence is MPRLREINNPVMLGVRIPAELNARLDTLSEETGRNKSFYVREALSEYIADMEDIYLAEKRLEDLRAGHSSTMTLEEVEKALGLAD
- a CDS encoding ABC transporter permease; this encodes MRLLGELSERGHTLILITHEKEVAAHAHRIIEIRDGHILSDPGSVPGAAAMPERVISGEESSFLSELAEATLTALRSLKSNIFRTILTLLGIVIGVASVIALMGIGDGARQAVVERISSMGSNLLTVRPGAPNMRGRGDIATLVWDDVRAIGELDNVLAAVPEQSGSVTLRYGRMDHRAEINGTSWNYVVARTWNPSRGTFFTAEDEAAYATVAVLGQTVAEALFPGADPLGEYILINSIPFQVTGVMAPMGAGFGGRDQDDVVFVPYTTGSLRITGQRHLRNITVAVKDVKRMDETQNAVHALLLARHGVEDFQIRNMASLIESVSETQNTLTILLASIAAISLLVGGIGVMNIMLVSVTERTREIGIRMATGARMRNIMQQFLIEALVVSTMGGLIGVGAGLGVAAVIAALGTPVQYTSAPVLLAFGCAFATGLVFGYLPARKAAGLDPVVALASE
- a CDS encoding L-lactate MFS transporter — encoded protein: MEARYEEAKLPNRWLVVAGSLLMQLSLGAIYTWSLFNKPLVEAFGWTPGDTVFTFSLTLACFSVAVIFAGRLQDKIGPRKVAIAGGILTGLGVALASFATHIYVLYLTYGVIAGIGIGAAYVTPLATCVKWFPEKRGLITGLILAALGVGGMVFKPIILIFIGNFGVSQAFLYLGCIYGVLLLLGATALVVPPKGYRPPGWTPPAAQGGAAPTGSRNFKPLQAMRTPQFYMLVIWMFFGSAAALMIISVAANIGMTMIGLSLAAAGNAVVTISLFNACGRLGWGFISDKYGRKPSILANFILLSLAMFYMALIPMNYVGFLIATCIVGFCFGGLAAMLPTITAEWFGLANVGNNYGAIFIFYGIAALTAPRLSIAIGFEKAFLVAGIACAIGALVAVFAKAPGTVEEPVAGEVMQAKVSRAS